In Amphiprion ocellaris isolate individual 3 ecotype Okinawa chromosome 5, ASM2253959v1, whole genome shotgun sequence, the genomic stretch CAGATGATTAGCTTTTTGTTTCGGTGTCTCGCATGCCAGGGACCACAAAGTTCAAAGGGACGTTGCATGTGGCGAGTTaagtgtaaaattttaaagtcTGCAGATTGTGAAGCTGATATGAAATTAAAGCAATCATGGGAATATGGACAAGAATgcagaatgaaacaaaaacgGCGGTCAGAGCCACCTGAGGATGCTGGATTTTGTCTAACAGTATGAAGAACCGTCGCTGTTATCAGACTTCTGGTTTAagtttaattcagtttagttCTATTCATATAGCCATTCCCAACATAAGTCTTCTCAGGGCACTTTGTATAGTAGAGTGAAGACCATAGAAACGCAAGAAATCCAAACTATAACTAACTTTTTGGTTTCTTCTTTCTCAAATTCTAAGGCTCCTCAACAACAATCAAAACATCTCAGATGGTCAAAAGGTGGACCCGCCCGTCCCCTGCTGTCCGTCACAAATCCTCCAGGGAATTAAAATACCTGAGAGCTCAGAGTCTAGAGCTCTTCGGATTACACACACTTCTCACAGTTCAAAAAGTCACAAGAAAGTGCCGGCATGTTAAGAAAAAGCCTTTGTTTGTTTCGCAGGGCAGGTCTCCCCAAATCTGGGACTCCTCTATTTCTGCACAGCTCACACATCTGTGCCTCCTATAGCGGACGCAACTCTCAGCTAAGAAAAGACTCGTGAGTGCGGTGACAAATCAGGCGACAACACAACACTGTACAAGTTGATGCATGTATGTGAGTAATGCAGTAATATCAAAGTTTTGAACTCTTACTCTGGTGTGTTGATCCAGATGATGTCCAGGTGGCAGTAATAAACACACTCCTTGTCTTTGTAGGTGTAACATGTACACCTTTTGGTGCGTTTCCTGGCCACCGGCGGGCCGCAGGTATAGCAGGGCTTCGCCTCGCCACCGTGGGAACCAGGAGCAGCGTTGAGGTCTTTCTTGCCGCCGGGGAGCAGCATCTTGACGGCTTCCACCTCCCTCCTCTGGCTCACATCTTTGCTAGACGATGAACCTGCAAGATCACAGCAATTTGACAGCTTAATTTTTCATAACCTTGGTCTCAAATAGCTGTATGGCATGTAAATTCAGTCATCTTAACTTTCTGGCAAGGACACGCTGTAAAGTGTGCACCTGTTTACACTGAGTTCATATGAGCGTGCTGTAttccataatgttttttttcctataatAGCCTCTGTACATTACACCGATGGATGGAGAACCGTCAGGACCACAGTAATCTGAGAGCTCTCCCTCTGAAATAGCACTAGTGGATGTAAAACAGCAGGAGGCCGTATAGTGTGTCTGTGAAACCACGTAGCTCAGATGGACAGGCtataaaatatgatatttaCAGAGTATTTAAGTGTCAGTGCCATAAAGGAACGGGATAATATAAACCAAAGTTATTggttaatatttattataatgaGACTGATTAATACAAATGATTGTTTAGCAGAAATAAAGACATTATTAGGACTAATCTGTGGCTTTTGTAAACAGTGGCAAGTTAGTTTCCTGCCAACTGATTACTTAGTCACACTCTGGATAAAGACTGTTTAAAGTAATTTCATCATTAAAGACTACTACGGAGTTGTGAATATTTTACATGACAATTTAATTTACTTATGTTTTTTGATTGGTATTACTTTTACAATATCTGGATTTTATCATTAATATTAATTCAATTGCATgcataaatgtttaaattaatgCAAACTCAATTCCTGAACTAATTCTAACACCTAACAGACCGTAAATGTTACCGTTATGTAATTTTAATACATGTTTTTCTTCCATATAGTGTTGTATATTTGCACAATATCTAAACTGCACTAACAGATCTTTACCCCACATAGTTAACTAAGTGATAAAAGGTTAACTCCATGTGTGATTTCATGTCTTCTGTCTTctctaaaactgtttttatctaCTGAACATTCGTgcacagcagctgcttcaataaaacacagtaaataaataGCAGCAATTACTCACCGTTGGCCAGAGATGCTGCCACCACGATTAGAAACAAAACTCCCACATCAACCGATGATGCATTAGCCATCACACATTAGAAATCAATAGTAAAGatgtaaaaaagaataaaaagccaatttttaaaaaaaaaaactgctgaaatgaCCAAGTAGGAGGATTAAAAAGTTCAAAACAAAAGTCCAGAGTGAAGTTATTCCGGAGTCCAGATAGAAGCCGACACACCTTCTGACAACCTGCAGCTCCTGGTTCGCAGTCAGACTGTAGACTGAACATCTGAGACACCTTCTGCTTTATTATGAGCTCCCAGCGGCCTCAagcgcttttcaaaataaaagactcaCTGTCAAACGCCCCCATATGAGTATGAGACACCTGAACCTGCTGAATGTCTGAGCAGTTTGTGGAGAAAAGAGTTGTCCcagtaataaataatattcCAGGTGACTCTTATGTTAagagtataataataataataataataataataataataataataataataataataataataatgatagtgATAATAATGATcatgataataatgatgatgataataataataagaagaagaagaagaagaagaaaagtttTTATGTCTTGAGAAattacagacttttttttatctactgtcaaaataaatgtcacagtcacagccagaggctgtgattaggtggcagtgctctctcctcctcaggccctggttctctctctctcctaggtgtgtggcagaggctggcagcaggtgtgggtGATTCCAATCTACTGATCGTGTGCAGGTGGGACTCGCCTAATCAAGCTGGCTGGCTTCCCTTTAAAAAGTGACTTGACTCATCATTTGGTGCCGGACCGTCTCCTAACTGACAGTTAGTGCTGTGACCAGACCTGTCTGGGTCATCTTGTGTCCTTAGACCTTGCTCTAATCCTGTTTTCTCTGTTCAGTgctgactcctgcctgcttcCGTCTTCTCTGGAGGTTGAATTACCCACCTGGCTGAGACTTCCTGGCTTCCAGTGGGCCTTGAGGATTCTCTGGGGATTCTCTGAGGCAGAGGAGGGCTCAGGCTGCTGCCACACCACGAGGACATCATTCCGCTGGGGCTGGTGACCACCATCGCCGTCTACCTACCTGGACGCCATGGATTCCACCAGTTGGCTTTCGAAACACTTGGGACGGGTCGTTGATGGTTTCCAGAACCATCGAATCTAGAGAGACTGTCAGCTAAGTTCTCGCTCTTGCTACACCAGATAAGAGTTTCTTAATTGATTGTCGGTTGTAGATATGTGGGATTCTGGAATTAGTGTTTGGGAATTTCTAGTAGTCTAAGACATCGGTTATTTCAGGTTAGTTTTTAGTTGTTATCCTGCCTTGGTGGTACCAATTGTGGGTTAGCAGTTTCTTTTGTTGTATCTGCAGTTAGTCCGCCTTTCCCCTGGGGGAAGTCTAATTCTGTTAAGTCTTCAGTGTATTCATGTAGTTTCCAGTTTATGaattctgtttcctgttttcctctgAGTCTTTGTACAATAAATCTTGTTAAAATCAGTCACTCgtctgctgttttatttctctgcttCTGAGCCTGTGTACCTGCCATAACAAAAAATTGTATTAGTATATCCTAAAACAATTTGTATTGATTTCCTCCCaccagaaaaaattatttcaatacCCATTAAAGATTAGTCAGGCCACAAACATCCAAGAAAAGACCTGAaatcaaaattaatttaaaaaaaaaaaataaaaaattatactATTGCAATAACAGAAATTtacttttctctctttgtcctTTGCTTCTTTGTATGTGTTTACATATGGCAGTTATGCtaatttttctaaaatgtttacattgcttcatttttaatttatttgtataatatacttttattttgaaggcagaCTCATTCTGCTTCTGCAGTGTTTGCTAGTAGATGGTTGAAGGTAGTGCTTCCATGCAGGGGTCTTGTTAAGTACTGTATAAGTCCAGGGTTATACTTTTTGCGTTTGTGAGCATCTGCATGATTTAAGTTTAATCATCAAGAGAGTCCGCACAAAACTTCAGTGTGTGTCCAGGCTGATAGTCTGTGTAATGGCCATGCAGAAGGCCAATAGTGTGCATGCTTCACAGTAGTGTTACACATAATCCTTAGATATAACCTACTGCACATGTATGTGACAGATTCCCTAATGTGGACTCCTGCAGAACAGGAAAGTAGTACAATAGTGACAACAATATGTCTATTGGGTCCACTAGGGAGCATAAGCAAGGtcttatgtttttatttatgtaattacaCATGGGGTCCACATGCTTGGTGGTGAACGCCATCGCCTCGCAggtagaagatcctcggttagTGTcctggtctgggcctgggatctttctgcatggaatttgtaTGTTCTTCCTATGTATGCATGGGTTTTCtttgggttctccagcttcctcccatagtccaaaaacatgctcaggttaatcggtgattctaaattgtctgtaggtatgAATGCagatgtgattgtttgtctctatatgtagccctgtgattgactggtgacctgttcaggttgtcccctgccttcaccctaaatcagcggGGATAGACTCCTGCCCCcttgcaaccctaatgaggattaggtggtgtatagataatggatggatggatggatcggGTCCACATGACATAAATTTTATAATTTTCCCAAGTTTGCAGAGTCTGCACAAACCCAACTTTACACCTCTACCTGCAGCCCAAAATTTATGTACAAGTGCAATAGCACACATATTGGCCACTAATACCCAAAGACAGCAAAGAACAAGGTGAGACCTGAAATTAGAATTTAAAAAGTTATACTGTTGCAATTACAGAAAGAACACAttacttttctctttttgctcTTTGCTTCTTGCTTGGAATAGGCAGATACCGCACACAACGACTGTACCAGGAACAGACGTCAATGTGAACTGGTGACGGTTCAGCCTTTAAAACACCCAAAGAAATTAATTTAGACAAAAGAGGTTTCTATTTTGGGTCAGTTTGGGTTAGTCAGCTAGACCTTCCTGCTCAACTGGTTCAGCACAAATCACCAGTTGAGTTTCCGCAGTTAGCTGTAGGTCATTaaagcagctgatcagtggGTTATCTACATGATCTTCTGCGCTGAAAATCCTTTACTTTGCTCTTTGCTTGAGCTTACTGATTTAGTAGAACAGTCTGTTTAGTCTTGGGTGGTTTTAGAAAAACTTATGATTGACTGTGGGACATTTCTGTAGGACAGCAGGAAGCACTTCGGCCACTTATGAAGGAAGCCTTGTCCCTGGAAATCTCCCGATCCATGCATTATCTCCTGGACAGATGTCAAAAGTGCTGCTTTCAGTTTACCTTGAGGAATCCCTCAAGTTCTTGTGAAGTAAATTGTGGTCTGTTTTTGCTCGCAAGTTGTTAAGGAAAGCCAAATCATTGCTCAGGGTTTTCCCAGCTGCTGTAGATCTCATCGTGAACACCTCCAACCATTATTTATGGATATCATATACTACTGACTCCACTGCCATTTATCCTCAGGCCTTTTCCATGGATGGAGAGCGACTGGCTGTGACATTTAGTGAACTTTGTGACATGATGCTCATGTTCACATTGTCTCTTCAGTTTTCTATGTCACTATAGTTGGCTTCTGAATAATTCTTTcatatgggtcattccacaGTAGGCATGCATGTACCTGCAGTAGTAGCCTTTTCAAGATATCTTGCCTACGAACCTTCTTGGGTTTATCATCATCACCTGAACTGATATGACAGCAGCTTCAGTATTACAAAATTCTGTCATTTGTCATgtgtaacatttaattttcatttgcaacattttgactacatgtgcaatatttcactttcatgcaCAACTTTGTTAATATAGTAAACAACATCTCTATTATACTAAATATCTCAGTATCACTGTTCTATTCTAGCCTTATTTTAACTTGCTTATTCTAAAGTGTTGCATTTATATCTTATTGCCTTTCTACTTTTTAGGCATTGCAATTCTTacatcatttaatttttttctgagcagTATCGGGCACAAAAATTAGGAGATTAATAAAAATTTcacttgacttgacttgacttgGCTTAAAGGCAGATAACAAGACAATAATAGCTCACCCTCTTCCTCCCaaacaaatgcagaaaacatgcagggttttttttttttcgtcgCCACTTTGACGTGTTTTGTTGAGCATTACGTCAACTTACACTGCATTTCTTACATCATTTAGTTtattctgagcaatatctgccACAAAAATTTCCTTCGGGATCAATAAAAACTTAACTCagctcaactcaactcaacttaAATTAACTTCACTAAAGGCCAATAACAAGACAATAACAGCTCACCATCTGACAtgcatgtgtttttcttccttgtcgttgctttgatgtgtttttttcagcattACCTCAACTTAAACAAGTTACAACATTACTTCAGCGGAAACCAGTTAAGTATGGCAGTAGCTGTATTTCTATTTTCCCTTGCCCTCTAGCAACTCCCACATATAAAGTTTTCTTGAcagcagttttaatgttttcttgaaGCAACGAATCACGATCCACAACCAAACAATGAACAGATCAGCATCAAtgtgatttcattcatttcaaattTGAATTATCTGAAGTAGATCTTAGATATTCTTAGGGAATAAAGGATATCAGGTTATTTCAACAGAAGCTTTGACAGAAGCTGTTTACAGGGTTACAAACTGTATGGTGGCCCAGTATGCGAACAGTTTTCGCTTACGGCAAATTATTTTGCATAACATTTTGGTGACTCTGTAAAAGTAGGTCATACTATAAAGTCTCAGGCTCTGTCTGGTCTAAACTTGCATCTGTAGTTGCTAGAAAACAGAGCTGCATGCTACTCTCTAGAAGTTCACTCTGGTACAGCTGCATAGCATGGATCCACTTAGTCTCGTTCCAGATTTGTCACACCGGGAGCTGGGGtgctgcaacaacaaaaaaaaaaccctaaatcaccaaatgcatttttgcagtctgtcagcCTGTAAATCTATTGACAGGAGAGGATCTTTGTCTAATCTAGTTTTAGGAATGGAATGAATTTGTCGTCAAAAATCTTACTTAACTTAACTCATTAACTTTCTCCACAGTGATTAGTTGGTGTTCCAGGCCACTAGCGTTGGTTAATTTGTGGCCCTGAGTATAATGTAGCGAAGCTTTCATGTGTCGGCTGTTTGCTGTGCAGTTAATGAGCATTTGAAAGTAACATTTAACGTGTAAAATAAGGGGAAAAAATACACTTAGGGAGGATACATAATTCTTGCCCTGCttagcttttttttaatattgtgagTTTTGTGAGTTCAATTTAAGTTTTAATGTGATTAAAGGACATTCATAAAGGTAATTCATTTTAGGCATTATTTAGTTTaattcatttgtgtttgttttgtttgtgttgtatttttgtcatgtgcTTTCTATCCATGCATCTTTAAGAGCAAAACTATCATtacaattactgtaaaatacagtTCTGTGAacgtttttgttattgttaacAGAACTAAAGTTACCATCAGCTCATGTGGACCATCTATGCGTGTGGTTTACAGTGTATTCGCTGCATCATGGGGGCtgcatgtcatttttgcaaaagGTGCCTCTAACCTGTAAAGAGTAGGTTTGTGAGTGATGTAACATTTTAAGCCACTGATGCTCAAACTGTACAAACAAATCATCACCAATATAACAGAAGTATTGCTTACTAGTATGACAACACTATGTTCTTGTCCTACGTTCAAAATTGTTTGTGCCCTctgccttcaggaagaaaaggCCTAAAACCTGGTTTCTCCTAACCTAAATCAGTCAaaatcaagaaacattttttgtcatggaTGAAGTGGAAAAACCCGCCTCACTGTGTCACCTCTCTGCCTAAATTTTGTGCATCAAAAACTTTCGAAAATATGATGCTGACGAGAGGTGAACTGATTTCTAATCAAACAATTCGGCTGCCAAGTGGGCTTGTGAATGCTGACAAATTTATCTTTAGGGTGGAAATAGTACATTAAATGTTCTGTAAGTTTATATCAATAAcaatgtgtgtttctgctggatGTGTTGCATTCTCTGAAGGATAtgatattttgccttttttgccaaaaattaaaatgtagatAGAGTTGATGGATTCATCTTGAACGTGGCTGCTTTGTTCTCAATGATTTCACCATAGAATCTGTAAATCTGTGTTTACATCAGCTCTGTTTACTGTGGAATAAAAGCTTTTAGTTTGGTGAAAAGTTGTAAATGATTAATGACGTTACCTCTGCAGTGTCACCTGAGCAAACTGCAGACAGCACAGCTCCCTCAGTTTGGAGACAGTATTGATggaaaacgttttttttttgttaaagaaatgTTCTTCTATAATGTCTTACTGTTACTGCACAGCCTTGAGGAACAGTCACGTTGCATCACTGCACAGACTGTGTGACCATGTGACAAATACAAACTCTTGGATCTTGAATCCTGCTGCCGTTTGATGCaatcagaaaaagaagatattCTACATTTGTTTCAGTGCATGACAGAGTGTGACAGCAGATTTCAAGAGTTATGTAAAGCTTAAACATACTTAGCTTCAAGCTGAAGGGTTGCTGCTTTGACTTGGCTCACATTCAGTGATGGTGAGTCCAGGTAGCATTTCAAGCTTGTCAGCGTTGTTAGTGGTGTTTTGTTGCACAATCTGACAACTATGAATTTATATCAGGTACAGTTTCTGCACATAGtttgaactttttggccacCAAACTCTCAAAAATCCCAGGAGAACAGTAGATTCATGAAGTGGACAACATTAGACATTACATGTGGCCTCTAGACTTTCAACACTAATAGACGGAGCAGGTTGAActtccttcttctttctttaaTTTCTGAGCCTGGAGTCCAAAAGCCAACAAAAGTATTCAATCTGTCAGTGAGTTTTCAGTCCGAACATCAAACTGTTCAACTGTACTTCGCTCAGTCATCGTCTAAGAGCTGTGTTTTAACTAATGGAGGATTTGTAGATTTTATCTTAGCAGGGGTTCTTTGCTCTTGAGACTGAAggaattttgaaagaaaacacacatcagCAATGATGTCTGGCTTGCAGCCCTGGTTGTGTGGTAGAGGAATGTCTTACACAATGTCTTTACCTTGAACGGGAAGGGAATGCAGCGCCTGCGCTTACAGCTGCTGTTCCACATGGATCCATAGCACAAATAATCCAAAACACTTTAAGGCATGTCAGAGCTTTACAGCACTTGTCCATCAACTCTGTGGCGTCAGTAGAAACAACCTGTGTGGTCTTGACCAAAGTGATCAGTAACAGACGAGACAacaaaataaagtttatccttctAATGACTAAAAGTTACTTTTAGGGAAATTGTGTATTAGGATTTAAGTGCAGTACGCTGAATGAATGGGTAAAACTTGTTGCACATAAGgctaaaaatgacattatttcaCTCTGTTCTGACCCCTGTCATCCCCACACCTGCCACCACAGCAGAACAAACCGAAAACCTatggaaaaacactgcagtgggATAGAATGTGCAGCACTGCTAAGGCTCATACAGACACACTGATAGGTTACTAAGTATCAAGGTATTCATCACAGGATTGGTCTTGCTGAGACATGGAAAGCATCCAAAAACAACATCCTGAAATATTTAGCAAGATGGCTGTTAAGAGACGAGACCCGTGAACTTTTATTAATGAGTCATATCAGTCACTTGGAATAACATTGTTAAAAGTCTCATGATGAATCCTACCTTTGTGAAACTCATTTACACTCAGTATGAGAATCAGCAATCTGTGTCTGGATGGCATTTCTACCTGTGTGAGATTCAATCCTGATGTAAACCTGGTCCCCCTTAAAAACTTTGCATTAACATGTGGTTTTCCTCCCGCAGATACCTGGATACAGATCACAGATGAAAATCAGGTGTAAACAGGGCCATGATTTTTATAGTCAAAGAGCCGATGGTTTCACTCAGTTGGACTGTGATATGCTGTAAAGTGTTCATGTTAAAGTGAAATCAATATAAAGCTTGGATTGAAACATACACCTCATTTTTTAATGTGAGAAAGTAGTGCAGCAACAGTTTTATCGAGTG encodes the following:
- the LOC111588455 gene encoding endothelin-3 isoform X1, coding for MANASSVDVGVLFLIVVAASLANGSSSSKDVSQRREVEAVKMLLPGGKKDLNAAPGSHGGEAKPCYTCGPPVARKRTKRCTCYTYKDKECVYYCHLDIIWINTPEHTVPYGMSSYQGSLRMRRSAGTERGTAGVEAQRCVCMRQTDSDCSSFCTNSRKRTSPPAVPKTNKRTRPVRSGPSMK
- the LOC111588455 gene encoding endothelin-3 isoform X2; amino-acid sequence: MANASSVDVGVLFLIVVAASLANGSSSSKDVSQRREVEAVKMLLPGGKKDLNAAPGSHGGEAKPCYTCGPPVARKRTKRCTCYTYKDKECVYYCHLDIIWINTPEHTVPYGMSSYQGSLRMRRSAGTERGTAGVEAQRCVCMRQTDSDCSSFCTNRKRTSPPAVPKTNKRTRPVRSGPSMK